One Paenibacillus sp. FSL H7-0737 DNA segment encodes these proteins:
- a CDS encoding ABC transporter substrate-binding protein yields the protein MNNTKGLSTLLLTTIIGASLAGCSSTNTPAANASNPTSTANTTAQTEAPQPTEKALSGSLVVYSAGPEGLANKIKDGFEAKTGVKVEMFQGTTGKILARMEAEKSNPVVDVVVLASLPSMQGMKNNGLLLPYKEAVNADKLVSDWSDTADGNYFSYSASALGIVYNTKKVNTPPTSWDDLTKAEWKGTVNIPDPSLSGSALDFVTGYLSAKGDSGWDLFKQYKSNGVAMAGANQEALDPVITGAKSVVASGVDYMAYKAKADGEPVDIVYPAEGTVISPRPAAIIKTSPNVDNAKAFIDYLLSDEAQALVAKAYLLPGRTDVKAENRANLNEIKTFDVKWEWMNEHSDEVSSTFTQIFK from the coding sequence ATGAATAACACTAAAGGACTTAGTACACTTCTTCTAACAACTATAATCGGAGCGAGTCTAGCCGGCTGTAGCTCTACTAACACTCCTGCTGCTAACGCAAGCAATCCGACTTCAACCGCTAACACTACAGCTCAAACTGAAGCACCACAACCCACAGAGAAAGCTCTGAGTGGCAGTCTTGTCGTCTACAGCGCAGGTCCTGAAGGTCTAGCCAATAAAATTAAAGACGGCTTTGAAGCCAAAACCGGTGTGAAGGTCGAAATGTTCCAAGGCACTACTGGAAAAATACTAGCCCGTATGGAAGCAGAGAAGTCCAATCCAGTAGTCGATGTTGTTGTTCTTGCCTCCCTTCCGTCCATGCAAGGGATGAAGAATAATGGTTTATTGCTTCCATATAAAGAGGCGGTTAATGCAGATAAGCTCGTTAGCGATTGGTCAGACACAGCAGATGGCAATTATTTTAGCTATAGCGCATCCGCACTGGGGATTGTCTACAATACTAAAAAAGTTAACACACCTCCGACTTCATGGGATGATCTCACTAAAGCGGAATGGAAAGGAACCGTCAATATTCCAGATCCTTCGCTATCTGGCTCGGCTCTAGATTTCGTAACTGGATATTTAAGCGCTAAAGGGGACAGCGGTTGGGATCTTTTTAAACAATACAAAAGCAATGGTGTAGCGATGGCGGGCGCCAATCAGGAGGCACTTGATCCGGTTATTACCGGTGCTAAATCTGTCGTTGCCTCAGGTGTAGATTACATGGCTTACAAGGCAAAAGCTGATGGAGAGCCTGTAGATATCGTCTACCCTGCTGAAGGAACAGTAATTAGCCCTCGCCCGGCTGCGATTATTAAGACAAGTCCGAATGTAGATAATGCCAAGGCTTTTATCGACTATCTTCTATCTGATGAAGCACAAGCGCTAGTTGCTAAAGCCTACTTATTGCCAGGTAGAACCGATGTGAAAGCAGAGAATCGTGCGAATCTCAATGAAATTAAGACATTTGATGTGAAATGGGAATGGATGAACGAACATAGTGATGAAGTTTCCTCGACCTTCACACAAATTTTTAAATAA
- a CDS encoding ABC transporter ATP-binding protein, protein MKEITIHRLEKKFGDVHALKAADLKIPAGSFTTLLGPSGCGKTTLLRLIAGLETPDAGEILMDDEFIFSGSKKISRPIHSRNFGMVFQDFALWPHLTVFENVAFGLRASKQKKDLRIRVQQALRSVKLEGLELRFPHQLSGGQQQRVAFARAVVTRPQLVLFDEPLSALDAVLRDEMRLELTSLVRNMGITALYVTHDQTEAMSMSDEVVVMQGGTILQAGSPEEIYQKPNHPFVAHFIGKSNWIVPDKQMLRPEHLRWSQENASSLPFTGTIRHVSYMGDRYEVILEMENQTAWTAYHDQRLPVGETIQVYASEHQIHHLN, encoded by the coding sequence ATGAAGGAAATTACAATCCACAGATTGGAAAAGAAATTCGGAGATGTGCATGCCTTGAAGGCTGCAGATCTGAAGATTCCCGCTGGAAGCTTTACGACATTACTCGGTCCTTCAGGTTGTGGAAAGACGACACTACTCCGTCTGATTGCTGGGCTAGAAACACCGGATGCTGGAGAAATCCTAATGGATGACGAGTTTATTTTCTCAGGCAGCAAAAAAATTAGTCGACCCATCCATAGCCGCAACTTTGGCATGGTCTTTCAAGATTTCGCGCTCTGGCCGCATTTAACTGTCTTCGAGAATGTCGCCTTCGGACTTCGTGCCTCTAAGCAGAAAAAGGATTTACGGATTAGGGTTCAGCAAGCCCTTCGATCCGTAAAGCTGGAAGGACTCGAGCTACGCTTTCCCCATCAGCTGTCCGGTGGACAACAGCAAAGGGTTGCTTTTGCCAGAGCTGTAGTTACTAGACCCCAACTCGTATTGTTCGACGAGCCGTTAAGTGCACTGGATGCAGTCTTGCGAGATGAAATGAGGCTGGAGTTAACCTCCTTGGTGAGGAACATGGGTATTACCGCTCTATATGTCACCCATGATCAAACCGAGGCGATGTCTATGTCAGATGAAGTGGTCGTGATGCAAGGTGGAACTATTTTACAAGCAGGTTCTCCTGAGGAGATTTATCAGAAACCCAATCATCCTTTTGTAGCTCATTTTATTGGAAAATCCAACTGGATCGTTCCCGATAAGCAAATGCTTCGTCCGGAACATTTACGTTGGTCTCAGGAGAATGCTTCCTCTCTCCCTTTTACGGGGACGATTCGACATGTGAGCTATATGGGTGATCGCTATGAGGTCATTCTAGAAATGGAGAACCAAACCGCTTGGACCGCTTATCATGATCAACGTCTACCTGTTGGAGAGACGATCCAGGTCTACGCTTCAGAGCACCAGATCCATCATCTGAATTAA
- a CDS encoding MBL fold metallo-hydrolase — translation MSTLTIWGGAGEHGRSSYLLQNKDGQSGILLDCGVKKEGPGEYPLLDTDIIPHLQAVFLSHAHEDHSIALPLLYKYGYSGKVWTTKATVKQLPDYFEAWDKYVAAQSASLPYGEIDKQSIQFMYLEEHIPPQTWLRIAPNLRVQWGRSGHLAGSVWLILEWDGTVVFFSGDYTKESLLLMADSPTIMEAGAKDVVDLSIIDAAYGADPDEQLIKLQQLESAICNTLQNGGSILLPVPIHGRSQELIVWASECFPDDQLIVEEELIAPLRGLSDKTEWLKEGAIQRVDMLFNRKNLCIISNSEERAKALLNLKSSIVFTNDGMMQSAKAQEYFHQLSASPKNHVIFTGHLAAGSFGHRLVKHSMVEESSDMRCTVSLIRYKVHQGLPDIREMLQTIPSRRSVLVHAPKSHIDHVTSILEGEGFAGLYSLLPGSTLSF, via the coding sequence ATGAGCACACTAACGATTTGGGGAGGGGCCGGAGAGCATGGCCGTTCCTCCTATCTTTTGCAGAACAAAGATGGGCAATCTGGTATTCTACTCGATTGTGGTGTCAAAAAAGAAGGTCCAGGTGAATACCCCCTGCTTGATACAGACATCATCCCGCATTTGCAGGCAGTGTTTCTGTCCCATGCGCATGAGGATCATTCCATAGCACTTCCCCTACTATATAAGTATGGATATTCAGGTAAGGTATGGACAACGAAAGCTACCGTTAAACAGCTTCCCGATTATTTCGAAGCTTGGGATAAATATGTGGCTGCTCAGTCCGCATCACTGCCTTATGGAGAAATAGATAAGCAATCTATTCAGTTCATGTATTTGGAGGAGCATATCCCCCCTCAGACTTGGCTGAGGATTGCACCTAATCTTCGAGTACAATGGGGGCGAAGCGGACATTTAGCAGGTTCGGTTTGGCTGATCCTCGAATGGGACGGAACAGTCGTATTTTTCTCAGGGGATTATACGAAGGAGTCGCTGCTGCTCATGGCAGATTCACCTACGATTATGGAAGCCGGAGCTAAAGATGTCGTCGATCTATCCATTATCGATGCCGCATACGGCGCTGATCCTGATGAGCAGCTTATAAAGTTACAGCAATTAGAGTCAGCGATCTGTAACACTCTGCAAAATGGGGGTTCAATCCTCCTTCCGGTGCCTATCCATGGCAGAAGCCAGGAATTGATCGTATGGGCAAGCGAGTGTTTCCCGGATGATCAGCTGATCGTCGAAGAAGAGCTCATAGCACCTTTAAGAGGTTTGAGCGATAAGACCGAATGGCTAAAAGAGGGCGCTATTCAGCGCGTTGATATGCTTTTTAATAGAAAGAACTTGTGTATTATATCTAATTCAGAGGAACGAGCAAAGGCATTGTTGAATCTCAAGAGCTCAATCGTGTTTACCAATGATGGAATGATGCAGTCGGCAAAAGCACAAGAGTATTTTCATCAGCTCTCTGCTTCTCCTAAGAACCATGTGATTTTCACGGGACATTTGGCGGCAGGCAGTTTCGGGCACCGTCTCGTTAAACATTCTATGGTAGAAGAATCTAGCGACATGAGATGTACAGTCTCACTCATTCGCTATAAGGTCCACCAAGGCTTACCGGATATTCGAGAAATGCTCCAAACGATTCCTAGCCGCCGGTCGGTGCTCGTTCATGCTCCCAAATCGCATATTGATCATGTCACTTCTATATTAGAAGGAGAAGGTTTTGCAGGGCTGTACTCTTTGCTGCCTGGAAGTACGCTTTCGTTCTGA
- a CDS encoding ABC transporter permease, with protein MNINSLRSFKWVSGGLALFILTVLVLLPLLLIFWTSIYPNEQFDIAAPLRTIMSSHDLVEVLLNSIGLGVSVILLTTLFALPLAWIMAKTDLGHHNWLDVVLLIPFMTPPYIGSMGWMLFMQTGGYMEQFLPASSVLTPYFFSYGGMVLIMSLHLFPFLYLLLRNALLQIGGNLEEAASVHGAPFFYRFKKVIIPLLLSSYGLGALLIFVKTIAEFGTPATFGRRIGFYVLTSEIHKYISSWPIDFGKATSLASLLLGVCLVMWYIQTLISSRFSYRLIGGKGTRTKRYKSTGIVGVLSWGYVVLLLLASIGIPYFSIITASLLKLRGEGVSWSNLTLKHYAELLSPGSQGLEALLNSFTLAIVASSIAVILGTWFALTVGKGATFKQKITDLFSLLPNTVPGIVIVVGLILLWNARWMPIPLYNTYWMVVLTYVVLFIPYTVQYVKASYGQIDSSLMQAGQVFGGSKLYVFRRILLPLILPGMVAGWMMTFTISNRELVASLLILPPSMQTSATYIFAQFEQGAVAMGMAMAVISVGVTTILLLVLEYLSPDRKRRQR; from the coding sequence ATGAATATTAACTCTTTACGCTCATTTAAATGGGTGAGCGGCGGACTTGCTTTATTTATACTGACAGTGCTCGTACTGCTGCCACTCCTGCTCATTTTTTGGACCAGTATCTATCCCAATGAGCAGTTTGATATAGCCGCGCCACTACGAACCATTATGAGTAGTCATGATCTGGTTGAGGTACTGCTGAATTCTATCGGGCTCGGGGTAAGCGTTATTCTACTAACTACGCTATTTGCACTACCTCTGGCCTGGATTATGGCTAAAACGGACTTAGGGCATCATAATTGGCTGGATGTTGTGCTACTAATTCCTTTTATGACTCCGCCATACATTGGTTCAATGGGTTGGATGTTATTTATGCAGACGGGTGGGTATATGGAACAGTTTCTGCCCGCTTCCTCCGTGCTGACTCCGTATTTCTTTAGTTATGGAGGGATGGTGCTGATCATGAGCCTGCATTTATTCCCCTTCCTGTATTTACTGCTGCGTAATGCGCTCTTGCAGATCGGGGGCAATCTGGAGGAAGCAGCCTCTGTTCATGGTGCTCCGTTCTTTTACAGATTTAAAAAAGTGATCATTCCCTTGCTGTTATCCAGCTATGGGCTTGGGGCTCTTCTGATCTTCGTCAAAACGATTGCTGAATTTGGTACCCCTGCGACCTTTGGTCGTAGGATCGGCTTTTACGTTCTGACCTCTGAGATCCATAAGTATATCTCTAGTTGGCCAATAGATTTTGGAAAGGCTACTTCACTAGCTTCCTTGCTGCTCGGAGTTTGTCTCGTCATGTGGTACATCCAGACTCTAATTAGCAGCCGCTTTTCTTATCGCTTAATAGGCGGAAAAGGGACTCGTACCAAACGTTATAAAAGTACTGGAATTGTAGGGGTTCTTAGTTGGGGATATGTTGTTCTATTACTTCTAGCATCTATCGGCATTCCCTATTTCTCGATCATTACAGCCTCATTGTTGAAGCTGCGAGGAGAAGGCGTATCATGGAGCAATTTAACCTTGAAACATTATGCAGAGCTGCTATCACCGGGTTCTCAGGGTCTTGAGGCTTTATTAAATAGCTTCACATTAGCCATCGTTGCTTCCAGTATCGCGGTTATTCTTGGGACTTGGTTTGCCTTAACTGTAGGAAAAGGAGCTACATTCAAGCAGAAAATTACAGATCTATTCAGCCTACTTCCCAACACAGTTCCTGGAATTGTAATTGTAGTAGGGCTAATCCTGCTATGGAATGCTCGCTGGATGCCTATTCCGCTCTATAATACCTACTGGATGGTTGTGCTTACCTACGTTGTACTATTCATCCCCTATACTGTTCAGTATGTAAAAGCGAGCTATGGGCAGATCGATTCTTCCCTTATGCAAGCGGGACAAGTATTCGGAGGAAGCAAGCTTTATGTGTTCCGCCGTATCCTGCTTCCACTCATTCTACCGGGGATGGTGGCTGGATGGATGATGACCTTCACCATTTCCAATCGGGAACTGGTAGCCTCCTTACTCATTCTTCCACCTTCAATGCAGACATCGGCGACCTATATTTTTGCCCAGTTTGAACAAGGTGCAGTAGCGATGGGGATGGCCATGGCAGTAATCTCTGTCGGCGTTACTACTATATTACTACTAGTATTAGAATATTTAAGCCCAGATAGAAAGCGGAGACAACGATGA
- a CDS encoding holin — METREILDDVMAFASILAVFVLALVQLAKNSINIPRNAVPIIGLLIGLLIGAAAYPFTELDIVLRLWAGGLAGLSATGLFELAFKDRPGTTKE, encoded by the coding sequence ATGGAAACTAGAGAGATTTTAGATGATGTTATGGCATTTGCCTCAATATTAGCTGTATTCGTACTTGCTCTGGTTCAATTGGCCAAAAATAGTATCAACATCCCGCGTAATGCAGTCCCAATTATCGGACTATTAATAGGTTTGCTCATCGGAGCGGCAGCGTATCCTTTTACCGAACTGGATATCGTCCTTCGCCTTTGGGCTGGGGGGTTGGCTGGTTTATCTGCGACGGGGTTGTTTGAGCTAGCTTTTAAGGATCGACCGGGGACGACGAAAGAGTAA
- a CDS encoding M15 family metallopeptidase, with protein MLTLMQVKNKSASRLTGLHPVVRSAATALIERCYKLNIPILITQGLRTIAEQDALYAQGRTKPGAIVTNARGGYSYHNFGLAVDFALLLPNGSSVSWDMRRDDNNNQIADWQEVVKEAKALGFEWGGDWTSFKDYPHFQMAFGLTLTQLRAGGKPSTSAVEAAYKIIHRKEEEDLKSDVIAVVKVNGVKIADGVLEKGITYVPVRIIAEALGAQVGYDSATRTVEIKSTH; from the coding sequence ATGTTGACACTAATGCAGGTAAAAAATAAATCAGCCTCACGCCTAACAGGTCTACACCCCGTAGTCCGTTCCGCTGCTACTGCTCTAATCGAGCGTTGCTACAAGCTCAACATCCCCATTCTCATTACGCAGGGTCTTCGCACAATTGCTGAGCAGGATGCTCTTTACGCACAAGGACGCACTAAGCCTGGAGCGATTGTTACCAATGCGCGTGGCGGGTATAGCTACCACAATTTTGGACTAGCCGTAGATTTTGCTCTTTTGCTGCCGAATGGATCGAGTGTGTCTTGGGATATGCGCCGGGACGACAATAACAACCAGATCGCAGATTGGCAGGAGGTTGTAAAAGAGGCCAAGGCACTTGGATTCGAATGGGGAGGCGATTGGACTAGCTTTAAGGATTACCCACATTTTCAAATGGCTTTTGGGTTAACGCTCACACAGTTACGTGCAGGGGGCAAGCCCTCAACATCCGCAGTGGAGGCAGCGTACAAAATCATCCATCGGAAGGAGGAGGAAGACTTGAAGAGTGATGTTATTGCCGTCGTAAAGGTTAACGGGGTTAAGATTGCAGATGGAGTGCTTGAAAAAGGCATCACCTACGTTCCCGTTCGTATTATTGCAGAAGCGCTAGGTGCACAGGTGGGTTATGATTCCGCCACTAGAACGGTTGAGATTAAAAGTACTCACTAA
- a CDS encoding XkdW family protein — MNISAAIMHMHPKSDPVHDFMVRDDGPEPVLREGVDGHIRYEIRPLEEDESKLIEGVHYRYAVDFNRLVEGKDYDIIERGPYIAAWNLDAPQPTEEELEAAWQAYLEAEANKPPELSEVEQLRVENTALQDRLQDVEVIIAELLSI, encoded by the coding sequence ATGAACATATCAGCAGCAATTATGCACATGCACCCAAAATCTGACCCAGTGCATGACTTTATGGTGCGGGATGACGGTCCTGAACCTGTATTACGCGAAGGCGTAGATGGTCACATACGCTACGAGATCCGCCCATTAGAAGAAGATGAATCCAAGTTAATAGAAGGGGTACACTATCGTTATGCAGTGGATTTTAATCGACTAGTCGAAGGCAAAGACTACGACATTATTGAACGCGGTCCATACATCGCCGCCTGGAACCTAGACGCCCCACAACCTACAGAAGAAGAACTCGAAGCAGCGTGGCAAGCGTACCTAGAAGCAGAAGCTAACAAACCGCCAGAATTAAGCGAAGTCGAACAACTGCGCGTAGAAAATACTGCTTTGCAGGATCGTCTTCAAGACGTTGAAGTCATTATTGCTGAACTACTAAGCATCTAA